CTCCAGTAGACGAGCTTGCCCAGCCCGTCGTCGAGCCGGATGACGGCGGTCAGGGTCTTCTGGACCGAGCCTGCCTCACCCACGGACTTGATGCTGAACGTCGTCGTCTTGTCACTCAGGAAGCGGTTGCCCGCCACGTTCGCCTTGATGTTCGGATTGACGGCGATGCCCGCGGCCTCGATGGCGGTCACGAAGTCCGCCACGCCCATGCCGAAGAAGCTGAAGGCCCGCGCCGCGCGGATGCGCGAGATGAGCTCCTGCACGAACACCGGATCCTTCAAGCGGGGATCCGGCCGCGCCGGGTCCGCCGCCGACAGGATGGCCATGTGCATCATCAGCGGATCATCCGTGTTGACGTTGGGCTTGGCATTCATGTCCGGGTACACCGTGAGCCGATCCCGGAACGCGGCCATGAAGCGGTCGTTCACGCCATGCACCCGGTACAGCTCGTCCAGGCTGTCGAAGCGCGAGTTCTTCGGCTCGTAGCGCGGCTCGTAGCGGCTGTAGGGCGAGCCCTCGTCGGAGAAGCCATCGGCGAAGGGGCCCGAGGCCGAAACGAGATCCAGCGCGGACTGCGTCTTGTTGTCGTCCATCCAGTCGCGGATGGCGATGACCACGTCCTGCGGACTGACGCGCACGCGGTTGGCGTCCTCGCGCGAGAACAGGAACTCGAAGCGCTTGTCGCTGAGCATGTCCAACAGGCGCATCGCCGTGGGCATGGCATCTCCCTGGCCCGCGTTGAGGCGCAAGAGGTTGAGCTTCTCCTCCTCGTCCTGGATGGTGGACAGGAAGCAGCCGCTGAAGCTGCCGAAGGAGCGCCGCGCGCCCGTGACGGCCAGCTCGGCGGCGCCTTCTCCCTCCTCGTCCTCGTGGAGCGTGGGGGCGGGGGCCTTCTCTTCCTCCTCGGCGCCCTCACCGCCACTGGCCACCATGCCCTTGAGCATGTGGCAGTCCACGCGCGCCAGCTTCCACAGCTGGATGTTGAGCGAGGACGCGGGCTGCTGCCCTCCGGGCGGCGTGCCTCCTCCGGTGATGCTGCTGAGGATGCCGCCGATGTTGGGGATGGGCGTCTGGTCCACCTGCTTCTGGAAGCGCAACAACAGACGCGACAGCGCCACGCCCGAGCGGGCCATGTACAGCGCCTGCACCTCGTCGCGCTGGTTGGTGGCGAGCTGCAGGTCCACGCGCGTGTTGTAGGCGAACTCCGTGGCCACCACGGTGAGCAGGGTGATGGACACCACCGCGATGATGAGCGCCACGCCCCGCTCCCGTCGCGAGGACCGGGCGGAGCGGCGGGCCGCCGTCCGCTCGCCGTTGCTGTTCTGGGGGGTCGTCATCGTCAGAACCTGGGGAGTTCCGTGTTGAGCATCACACGGGTCTGGGTGGAGTAGCGGACTTCCTTGCCGTTCTCGTCGAGCGCCACCAGGGTGATGCGCACGCGCGTGGGGAGGATGGACTTCTTCTCCGTGCGCCGGGTGTCCCACTCGTCCTCCCACTCCTTGCGCTCCGAGTCCCAATATTCGAACTCCACCTTCTTGGCTCCCTCGAAGAGCACGTCCGTGGTGCCGCCGCGATCCATCCGGTCCCCGATGTTCGGGTTCTCCCGCCGCATCAGATCCATGCGGCCGTTGGCCCCGCGCTCCGTGGACGTCTGCAGCGAGTACTCCACCACGGCCTGGTCCGACTCCTTGGCGTCCGTGTACAGCCGCTGGTGCGCGAAGGTGGTGAAGGTCAGCGAGTCCGACTCGCCGATGAAGTTGGTGGGCCGGTCGTTCTGGTCCCGGAAGCGCGAGCCGTCGTAGCGGTCGCTCACGTACGCCGAGCCGATCTCCCGCGCCATGCGGTTCATCGCCGCGCGCAGCATGCGGTAGTGGTCCGCTTCCGTCTCCACCACTTCCTTGGCGTGGAAGCCCGTCTGGAAGGCCATGCTCACCATCGCGCCCATCAGCGCGGTGATGGCCACGGCGATCATGATCTCCAGCAGCGTGAAGCCCCGTCGGGAAGCCCTTCTCATCGCGTCCTCCCTTGCAACTGGCCGCCGCCCGGCACGATTCCTCCCGCGCCTGGCTGACCCCCGCCCCGGCCACCCGAGCGCGACAGGAAGTCGGTGCGCCGCATGAGCGGCTGGCCGTTGGCCGGGTTGATCATCTGCCCGTTGGGGCCGGGAGCCGCGTTCTGCACGATGAAGCCCGTGGCCGGGTCCACCCACTGCTCGGACATCCCGGGAGGCTGCGTGCCGTTGTTGGGCTGGAAGCCGCCATTGCGGTCCGAGCCCGGCCCCAGCGACACCATGTGCGTGACGAGATCCAGGCTCTCCACCTGCGTGCCCTCGCGCCAGTACACCGTGAGGTGCAGCTCGCGCACCGTCTGGGTGATCTGCTGCACCATCTGCGTGAACATGGGCTGGGCCATGCCCATCGCCGCGCCCGCCATCGGGTTGGCCGTCGTCTGGGAGCTGCTCGAGCCGTCCTTGCCCGTGCCCCCGCCGCCGAACATGGAGGCCAGGCCGCTCAGGTCCCCGCCCTCGCCGATGGGCAGGTTGAAGATGGCGCCGATGAGCTGCTCGGGCGACACCCCCTCCGTCTGCGGGGCGATGATCTTCGCCCGCCACTTGAAGCCCTCCCACCCCTCCGCGGAGAAGTCGCCCGACTCCTCCTGATCGTCGTTGGAGAAGCCCTCGTCGTAGAGCTTCTGCTCCAGGTCCGTCATCTTCGAGCGGGCCAGGAGCGTGGCCACGGTGAGCTTCTTGGCGTAGGCGTGGTTGGCCACCGCGCCGGAGTTGATGTCGAAGATGGCCATGAGCGCGAGCGCCAGGATGGCGAGCGCCACCACCGTCTCCAACAGGGTGAAGCCACGTGTGCGTCTCATGACCGGGGAACCTCCAGCGCCTCGCCCACGATGTTGACCTTGCCCGTCAGCGGAGAGATGGCGAGCGTCCACACGTTCTCTCCCTGGCGCACGTACACCTGGGCCTTCTCCGTGAAGCCCTGGGGAAAGAAGTAGAGGTAGGCCAGGCCCTTGTCCGCGGGCTCGCGCTGGTGGCGCGTCCACACGGACACGTTCACCCCCGCGGGCAACTGCCGGGGAGAAATCTCCTCGCCGGTGAACTCGGAGAAGCGCGCGGCGTTCTCCACCCGGTCCTGCTCCTGGGCCATCAGCTCGTCCAGGCCGGGCTCGTCGTCGTCGCCCCGGGTGAAGTTGCGGCGCGGATCGTTCCGGGGCCGGCCCTTCTTCGCGTCCTCGCGGGCGGTGTCGTCCTCGCGCAGCTGCGTGTCGCGGTCGCGCGCGGTGGTCACGTTGCCCGCGGCGCACTCGGCGCGGTAGCGCGACACGCCTTCCTCGGTCTTCGGATCCGCCAGCTCGAAGACGAGCCGGCACGTCTTGCCGGTGAGCGCGGCGGTGTCGTACAGCGAGCGGATGACACCGGCCAGCTCGCTCGCGGACGCCTTGGCCTTGGCGCCGGTGATGGCGCCCACGGACACGGTGACGGCGGCGAAGAGCACCGCGGCGATCCCCAGCGCGATGGACATCTCGATGAGCGTCAGCCCGCGCTCGCGGGTCCGGCGCACGGCCCGCGCGCTGTTCATCGCGCTTCCTCCTGGGCGGCCTGCCGTTGCTGCTCCTCGGTGCCCACCATGGCGTTGTCGAGCACCCCGCCACTGATGAGGTCCGCCGCGTCTCCGCTCCCGCCCGCCACCCCGTCCGAGCCGTAGGACATGATGTAGCCGTTGCCCTTCTCGCTCATCCGGTACTGGTACGCATTGCCCCAGGGATCCTGGGGAATCTCCTTGATGAGCCCCACCTGCAGGAGCGGATAGAAGTTCTCCGCCTGCGAGGGGAAGCGCCCGGTGATGCGGTGGAAGGACTTGAAGTAGCCCTCCAGCCCGCGGATCTCCGCGCGCGCCTGACGCTGCAGGGGGGTGAGCGTCTTGTCGAAGGTGAGGCTGGCGATGGCGAAGGCCCCCGCCGAGCCCGCGACGATGACGCCCGCGACGATGAGCCGCCCCGTGCGCGTCGGGCGTGCGGCGGTCGGCTCGGCGAGGCGCGGGGTAGTGGTGGCGTGCTCGGTGGTCATGGGCGTCTTGTCCTTGCTACTTCTGGGCCGTGGCGTCGCGCGAGGAGATGTCCGCGTCGGGACCCTCTCCCCCCTGCGTGCCGTCGGCGCCGTAGGAGATGAGGACGGGCTTGCCGCCCTCGTTCATGTACACGTACTCGTGGCCCCACGGGTCCAGGGGGATCTTGTCCAGGTTCTGCGTCTCCACCAGGGCGCGCAGGCCGGTGCCCGTGTCGGGGTACTTGCCCTTCTTCGTGTAGTAGAGCTTGAGCGCGCTCTGGATGTTCTTGATGTCCAGCCGGGCCGTGTCCTGCTTGGCCTCCTCGAGCTTGGGAATCA
Above is a window of Cystobacter fuscus DNA encoding:
- the gspG gene encoding type II secretion system major pseudopilin GspG, which encodes MSDTKTKRQQQRRRRGMTLIEIMVVITILGLIMAAVGVSVIPKLEEAKQDTARLDIKNIQSALKLYYTKKGKYPDTGTGLRALVETQNLDKIPLDPWGHEYVYMNEGGKPVLISYGADGTQGGEGPDADISSRDATAQK
- a CDS encoding type II secretion system protein GspG, whose translation is MTTEHATTTPRLAEPTAARPTRTGRLIVAGVIVAGSAGAFAIASLTFDKTLTPLQRQARAEIRGLEGYFKSFHRITGRFPSQAENFYPLLQVGLIKEIPQDPWGNAYQYRMSEKGNGYIMSYGSDGVAGGSGDAADLISGGVLDNAMVGTEEQQRQAAQEEAR
- a CDS encoding prepilin-type N-terminal cleavage/methylation domain-containing protein, with amino-acid sequence MRRTRGFTLLETVVALAILALALMAIFDINSGAVANHAYAKKLTVATLLARSKMTDLEQKLYDEGFSNDDQEESGDFSAEGWEGFKWRAKIIAPQTEGVSPEQLIGAIFNLPIGEGGDLSGLASMFGGGGTGKDGSSSSQTTANPMAGAAMGMAQPMFTQMVQQITQTVRELHLTVYWREGTQVESLDLVTHMVSLGPGSDRNGGFQPNNGTQPPGMSEQWVDPATGFIVQNAAPGPNGQMINPANGQPLMRRTDFLSRSGGRGGGQPGAGGIVPGGGQLQGRTR
- a CDS encoding PulJ/GspJ family protein, whose amino-acid sequence is MRRASRRGFTLLEIMIAVAITALMGAMVSMAFQTGFHAKEVVETEADHYRMLRAAMNRMAREIGSAYVSDRYDGSRFRDQNDRPTNFIGESDSLTFTTFAHQRLYTDAKESDQAVVEYSLQTSTERGANGRMDLMRRENPNIGDRMDRGGTTDVLFEGAKKVEFEYWDSERKEWEDEWDTRRTEKKSILPTRVRITLVALDENGKEVRYSTQTRVMLNTELPRF
- a CDS encoding general secretion pathway protein GspK, producing MTTPQNSNGERTAARRSARSSRRERGVALIIAVVSITLLTVVATEFAYNTRVDLQLATNQRDEVQALYMARSGVALSRLLLRFQKQVDQTPIPNIGGILSSITGGGTPPGGQQPASSLNIQLWKLARVDCHMLKGMVASGGEGAEEEEKAPAPTLHEDEEGEGAAELAVTGARRSFGSFSGCFLSTIQDEEEKLNLLRLNAGQGDAMPTAMRLLDMLSDKRFEFLFSREDANRVRVSPQDVVIAIRDWMDDNKTQSALDLVSASGPFADGFSDEGSPYSRYEPRYEPKNSRFDSLDELYRVHGVNDRFMAAFRDRLTVYPDMNAKPNVNTDDPLMMHMAILSAADPARPDPRLKDPVFVQELISRIRAARAFSFFGMGVADFVTAIEAAGIAVNPNIKANVAGNRFLSDKTTTFSIKSVGEAGSVQKTLTAVIRLDDGLGKLVYWREE
- a CDS encoding pilus assembly FimT family protein, producing the protein MNSARAVRRTRERGLTLIEMSIALGIAAVLFAAVTVSVGAITGAKAKASASELAGVIRSLYDTAALTGKTCRLVFELADPKTEEGVSRYRAECAAGNVTTARDRDTQLREDDTAREDAKKGRPRNDPRRNFTRGDDDEPGLDELMAQEQDRVENAARFSEFTGEEISPRQLPAGVNVSVWTRHQREPADKGLAYLYFFPQGFTEKAQVYVRQGENVWTLAISPLTGKVNIVGEALEVPRS